The following is a genomic window from Bacteroidales bacterium.
ACAGGCAGTCAGACAGACACAGTTGATGTCGGAGTATATATTGCAGCCTCTCCTTCGCTTGCGGGTGATATGGCTTATTTTGGCGATTATGAGGGAACAGTATTCGGGCTTAATATCCGTACTAGAAAGATTGTATGGGAAATCCCCGGTACTGCAGAGTCCGGTTCTGTTTTAGCTGTTCCTGCTGTCGGAAATAATTTTGTTGTAATAGGCAATGAGGATAAATATCTTTACTGTTACAATGCTTTAACAGGTAAATTAATCTGGAAATACCGAACAAACGGGCGTATTGTGGGTTCTGCAGTTGTGACAAAAACAAAAGTTCTTTTTACGAGTATGGATGGAACTGTAAATATTCTTGGATTGACTGACGGAAAGAAGCTATGGAGTTTTAATTCAGGTACATCCATTGCCAGCTCGCCTGCAGTAATTAAGGGTAAGTTTTATATCCTTACTGAAGACGGAAGATTATTGGCATTTGGTGAAAAGTAAAATTTTTACTCTGTGTAACTCTGTGCCTCCTCTGTGTAACTCTGTGTCAGTTCTTAAAACTTTTATTACACAGAGGAAATCCTGAGGAGACACAGAGAACCACAGAGAAGAAATAATTAATCTATGAAAATAGTTTATTTGATTACAGGTTCGGGAGGCTCATTTTATTGCGGGAATTGTTACCGCGATATGATATATCTCCGGGCAATCAGAAAGGTGCCAGGGATTCAGGCCTCAGCTATTCCTTTATATCTTCCGCCTGAAGATGATGTAGTTGAATCAGGCATGGACAAGAATGTCTTTTTCGGTGCTATCTCAATGTACCTCAGGGAAAAAGTACCATTCCTGAAGAATATGCCTGTTTTCTTTGATAAAATAGTTGATTCCGGTCCGATGTTACGCATGGCGGCCAAACGTGCCGGCACCACAAGTTCTGAAGGTCTGGAGGATATGACCCTGAATATGATTAAAGGTGAAAATGCCTTTCCAGAAAAAGAGCTTCAGCGACTTGTTGACTATCTCTGCAGGGATGGTAAACCTGATGTCATTCATCTTTCAAATGCATTAATAATTGGCCTTGCCAGACAGCTAAAAAGAAAAATCGATGTTAAAATTGTCTGTTCACTTCTTAATGAGGATGACTGGACAATTGAGATGGCTGAACCATATCAGTCAAAAGCATGGAGCCTGATCGCAAGAGAAGCGCCAAATGTGGATGCTTTCCTGACTCCAAGCGAGTATTACAAGAAGTTCTTTATCTCAAAAACAGGAATAGAAGATCGCCGTTTTTATGTTGTTCCGCTTGGACTGGATCCTGATCATGATATCCTGAGTGTTGTGAAAAAGGATAACTGGCCTGCAATCGGATACTTCTGCAGAATAAACGCCCATAATGGTTTTGATAAACTGGTGGATGCATTTATTAAACTGAAGTTGCAGGATACACTACCAGGACTTACACTTCATGTCTCGGGTGGTTATACAGGGGTTGACAAATCCTTTATTGCTGAACAGATCAGAAAAGTTAAGGAAGCAGGACTTAAAAGTTTTATCAGGATCTATCCTGAATTTCATGGAAACAGTAAGCAACAGTTCTTCAGTAACATCGACATAATGAGTGTGCCTGTGCGTAAATATGACGGATATGGTTTGTATCTGCTTGAGGCAAATGCAGCGGGAGTACCGGTTGTTCAGCCCGCTACAGGGGCATTTCCCGAGATTGTTGCTAAAACCGGCGGAGGGATCACCTACTCCGTTGATGATATTGACGGATTAACAGAGGCACTTAGCAATATGCTTAATGATAAGGTTCTTATGGCGGAACTTGGCGCTAAGGGCAAAGAAAAAGTACTCAAGGAACTTTCTCTTGAAAAAATGTCTGCCAACCTTTCCATTGTTTATAAAGGACTCCAATAATTTTATTAAACTGTTCTTCCTTGGCGCCTTAGTGCCTTGGTGGCAAAAAATGTTCAATATGCTTTCAATTAAAAATATATCAAAATCATTCACACAACGCGGACAGGTTCTTAATGACCTTTCACTCGAAGTGAATGAGGGTGAGTCAATTGCGATAATGGGCCCATCAGGATCGGGAAAGTCAACTCTTCTGAATATTCTGGGCTTACTCGATAAGCCTGATGCAGGGGAAATCCTTTTTAAAGGTTCATCCATAGCCCAATTCACTGATGATGAATCAGCTGCCTACAGGAACAAAAATATTGGATTTGTATTTCAGGATCATCTCCTGCTGCCCCATCTTACAGTTAAGGAAAATATATTTCTTCCCCTGCTGGCCTCAAAATACTCTTCTTCAGAACTGTCAGCCAGAGAAGAAGTTATATTTAAGCTAATGGAGAAAACAGGAATATCTGATCTGAAAGACAAGTATCCTTCGAATATTTCAGGCGGTGAGGCTCAAAGAGTGGCAGTGGTACGATCTCTGGCTAATAATCCCTTAATCCTTCTTGCTGACGAACCAACAGGCTCACTTGACAGCCGTAATGCTGAGAATCTGGGTGATATGCTTCTTAAAATGAACAGGGAAACTGGAATAACTCTGATACTTGCAACACATTCAGAGGAGCTTGCTAAGAAAATGTCAAGAGTATTCAGACTTGAGGATGGTAAACTGCAATAATATGATACCAGGAAACTTCAGGATTCTGATAAGTTCACTTAAGTTCTATCGTAAACCGGCTCTTTACCAGGTGCTCATAATTGCATTGCTGTCTGCAGTTATAACAGGATCTCTTCTTACCGGAAAATCTGTGAGAACCAGCCTGAAAAAATCAGCCTCTGAGCGTCTTGGGAACACGGGATTAGTAATAAGTTCAGGTATCAGGTTTTTTGATAGTCAGCTTGTTGGCAGGATTGATTCAATTGCGGGTATCAGTTGTACAGGTTTGCTTGAGCTAGATGGTTTTAGTCAGAGTATAACCAGTCAGAAAGGTGCATTTAACACCCATATTTATGGAATAGGTAATGACTTTTTTCAGTTTCATGGTAATCCTTCATTTAATCTCAAACAAGGCGAAGCGATAATTAACAGAAGACTTGCCGATCATCTTGAATTAAAGCCAGGTGATGACATAATAATCAGGTATAATGAGTTAAGTGATATTCCTGCAGATGCTCCTTTTGCCCCTGCAGCAGATGAGAGTAAATCAGTAGTTATGAAAATCGGTGCTATACTGGAGCCAGATCAATACGGTAATTTTTCACTGATGATCAGCCAGATTACTCCAATGAACATTTTTATTAATCTTGCTGATCTTCAGATCGTTTCAGATACATCGCCGAAAATTAACAGGTTACTTATTGATAAGAAGGCAGGCATTTCTTCGACAGAAGCATTTGACCTTCTGAAAAAGTCATTAAAGCCATCTGATGCCGGATTAAGAATCAGATCTATTGCAAAAACAGATGAACAGGAGTTGATATCTGACAGAGTTTTTATTGACTTGCCGGTAATTTCCGGAATAAGTAATCTGATTCCAACATCTTCTCCTGTAATAACATATCTTGCCAACAGAATAAAATCAGCTTCAGGCTCTTCACCATATTCCTTTGTATCGGCGATTCCATCTTCAATCTATCCTGAGATTGTTTCCGGCAATGAAATAATTATTAATAACTGGCTTGCAGAAGACCTGAAAGTAAAACCAGGAGAATCAATTCAGCTTTACTGGTATGCCCCCGATTCTCTCAACAAGCTTGTTGAAAAGAATGAAGTGTTTGTTGTCAGTAAGATTGCGAAAAGTGAAGGTATCTGGGCCGATTCGCTTCTGATGCCCGATTTCCCGGGGATTGCCGGAAGTGAGTCCTGCTCATCATGGGATGCAGGCGTACCAATCAAAATGGATGAGATCCGCGACAAGGACGAAGAATACTGGACCCTTTACAAAGGGAGGCCCAAAGCGTTTATCAGTTATGAAAAAGGAAGGGAGATCTGGGGCAGTAATTTTGGACCTGCCACCTCAATACGTATACCGTCAGGTATTACAACAGATGAAATTGAAGCGAAACTGGATGGTGCTCTTGATCCGGCTATCCTTGGATTTTCAGTTGAAGACATTGCAGGAGAATCGGTTAAAGCTGCCGATGAAAGCGTAGATTTCGGAACCCTTTTTCTCAGCCTTGGATTTTTCCTGATTGTTGCTTCAATCGTCCTCTTATCTTTTGCAGTTTCCTACTATTTTGAAACTAAAAGAGGAGCAATAAATACTTATTTTGCTCTTGGCTTCAAAAACAAGTGGATTGAGAGGCTCCTGTTTAATGAATCAACATTAATTGGTGCCTTTGGTTGTTTCATTGGCGCCCTGGCAGGGTATCTCGTAAACATCTTAATTACAGGTGCTTTGAATTCAGTCTGGCAGGGAGCGGTACAAACCAATACGCTGTCGGCATCCTTTGATTTGATGCCAATTCTGATTGGTTTCATCGTTACAATGCTGGTCATGAGCCTGTTTATGTGGTTAAAAACCAGGAATTACCTGAAAAGCCTTAATCGCAGGGAAAAGGATTTGCACAAGTTTGCTTCTCCGGGTCAGAATCTGATTTATCTTATAGTTACTGGTATCTTAACTGTTTCACTGTTTTCTGTTTCCCTGATATTTAGTGACAACAATACTGCTTTTAGTTTTGGAGCAGGGACCCTTCTGCTGGTCACCTTTATTTTGTTTTGGCGGCAGCTTTATATCAGACGAAGTAAAGAAAGTCATACAGGTTTAAGAACCGGAAAAAGTATATCACGTCTCTACTATTCATTTTATCCGTCACATGCTGTTACTCCAATCCTGTTTATTGCTGCCGGCATCTTTGCAGTATTCATAACAGGTGTCAACAGGATGGATTTTGATGAGAAGCTGCTTAAAAGATCAGCAGGTACCGGCGGTTATCTTTTATGGTGCGAGAGTAACATCCCGCTTACGGCGGATCCGTCAACTCAAAAAGGAAGGGTTGACCTTGGGCTTGATGATGATTCCCTCTCAGCCATGACAATTACAACAATTAAAAGATCTTCTGGCAACGATGCAAGCTGTTTAAATCTTAATCATATTACCTCTCCCCCCTTGCTTGGCATTGACCCGGATGAGTTTATTTCAAGGGAATCATTCTCATTTGCGAAGGTAATTAAAGGTAAAAATGTTGTTAATCCATGGACTTATCTTAACCTTAATTCGGGTGCATCAACTATTTATGGTATTGCAGATCAGACAGTTCTTGACTGGGGACTAAAATTAAGTATTGGTGATACACTTATTTTAAGAGCCGAGACCGGACAACGACTGAATATAATAATAGCTGCCGGATTGAAATCCTCAATTTTTCAGGGTTATGTGATTATCAGCAAGGAGAATTTCAGCAAATACTTTCCTTCAGTATCAGGTACATCAATAATGCTTGTAGATGGTGATAAGGCTAGAACTGATCTTTACAAAAGTACCCTTAATGAGAGACTGTCAAACTACGGACTGAATACAGAGCCAACTCCCGAAAGGTTAAAATCTTTTTATGCTGTTACAAATACATATTTAGCAGTATTTGGGGTATTTGGAGCTTTTGGTATGATCACCGGTGTTGCTGGTCTTGGATTTGTACTATTAAGGAACTATAACCGGCGCAAACGGGAATTTGCTCTGATGCTTGCGACAGGCTTCACGGTACAGAAAATCCGCAAAACCATCCTTTCTGAACAGGTATTGATTCTTTCTGCCGGAGTGGTATCAGGAGCATTATCTGCAATTGTAGCCACTCTCCCATCTCTCATGGGTGGTCAGGACATACCCTGGATCTACCTTATGAGTATGATTCTGGTGGTTATGTTAACCGGATTTCTGGCGATCTGGTTTTCCGTTAAACAGGTCACCGGTGCTGAACTTATTTCTTCACTTAAAAAGGAATAGCTAAAACTTAACATTGTATGTAACAGAAATAATGTTGATATCTGACTTTCTCGGTATAAAATCGCGTTGAAAAATATACCCGAGTTCAACCGAATGTTTTTTTGCAATCTTATATTCAAATCCAGCTGAAATTCTTTCCTTTCCTAAAAATCTGTCAGAATTTTCAAACATTGGGCTGAATGATTCAAAGCTCAGGTATGGGTTCACAGGAAACTTTGGAATGTTGTACTCACACTTTAGTCTGATTCTTCCTGTAAAATCAGGCGTTTTATCATCACCTGGTTCAAAGTAGGTCCTGATTTGTGTCTGGAGCCTCAGTCTGACAGACAGAGTAAAATCTGCAATTGGAAGAGTTCCCCTGATATCCGACATAAATTTATGGCGCAGATGAAACAGGTCATCATCTTCTATAGTATTTATAAGTCTGTATGAACCTGCTGCCAGAAAATTTTTATTGAATTTATAGGAAAGGCCACTTTCGATATAGGACTGCTCAATTTTAGCAGCATTGTTGAATGTACGTATCATGGCAGATACATCTGCTTCAAGCTTTTTATTTATGGCAAATTCAGAATTTATTCCATACCATATTCCAAAATCATCATCCTGGCTATAGCCTGATTTACTGATAAATAATAAAAAAAATGACAATAAAATAATCCTACCTCTCACTAAGTTCTTTTTTATGTCCTACCTGTGTGGAAAGATTATCAGTTTTATCTGAAGTTTCAAAATAGATTGTCAGATAGCATACATCCCTTAACAGATCGATTTCACCAATTTCAACACGGTTAATTTTACTAATGCCGGTTCTGAGCTGAAGATCATTTATCAATTCCTGGTGATTTTCAGGTTTGATAAGGTTAATCTTTTCATAAGTAATACTCTTTGCAGAGATATGTTTCATTAACCACTTCTTCTCAAGCCCGTAGGTTATTAATATTATAATCAGGTTAGCAAATAAGATACCCGGAATACTTGTGGCAGTGTCTGAAAGTGAGTTAATTACAGATACTCCTATAATCAGGAACAGGTATGTCATTTCTTTAATTGGCATTGTGGTTGTCCTGTATCGTATAATTCCGAATATTGCGAAAAGTCCCAGTGCAAAACCGACCTGAAGCATAACATTAGCCAGAAGGTAGCAAAGAAGGAAGACAATGCTTGATATAAGTATATAGGTGAACAGGTAGTCTTTCCTTCTAGTAGTTGTGAAGTACAACCATCTTACAATTACAAGAATTACAATGAGGTTTAGGGAAAACCGACCCACAAGTTCAATCAAGTTCGACAGGCTTGATATGTCAGTACCCGCTGATTGTGTGTTTTCAAATGCCACCAGAGCTAATGCTTTCATCTTCAATCTTATTTAGTTTCAGTAATTTAGGTTTAAGTCTGTTTTTACGCAGGGAATCATTTAGTATTGCACTTCCGATACAGTATTTACTGAATCCTGTCGGATGAATACCCATATTCTTCAGGTTATCATTAAACGGAGAGGATGCAGAATGACCCTCCTTTTTCAATTCAGCAATTGCGATATATGGCATTTCAACCCGGTTCCCTGTTTCTATATCTGTAAATGAGAGATCAAAATCAAGGGTGATCCTTTCTATTGTTGCAAAACTGATAAGTGTGGTTCTTGTGAACCGGTTAATAAGAACCGGTTTCAATACAGAAGGATCTACTGAAGAATGTTCTCTTATAAAACTACCGGATATTTCATCAAAGGATTCAGATACACTATTAAAATTCAGCCGGTTCTTAATGGTTCTGTTTTTGTTGGTTTTTGTTTTTACTTCAAGAAATGACTCACCTGTTGATTCATATGTCCTGAAGCGAATCTTGTGTCTTTCAAGATGCCCATTGACATGCTGATAATAAAACAGAAAGTCAGGTGTGTCAAGATATGTGGTTGTATAAAGCTGTGTCTTCAGTTTTTCAATTTCAAGGACTTTGTATTTGCCATTCAGATTATTTATCAGATCGGCAAGCTTGTTAATTGAAAAAACATACTTCGTATCTGTGCGGTTCATAAATCTCACACAATCCATTGCAGCTAATCTTACTGGTTTTAGTTTTACTAAAGAATTAAATATCAGTTCGTTGCGCATAGGATTTGATCACCCTTTTAAATAAATGTTACTTAGTTGAGCTATTTGTTGCGTTATAAGTCGGATTTTGCCATCTGAATGAACCGGTCCCGTCAGGAACTCTGGAATAAGATAATTCAGCTGTCTGGGCAGGATATGATATTTCATCTATAACCGACAGATCAGGATTTGACAAAACCAGTTCCTCTCCGCCTGACGATAGTTTGAAATTTGCGTGCAATCCGGCCTGAGTAGTATCTTTATCAGCCCATATAACAAGATATCCCTTACTTTTAATTACAGTTCCTGGCGGTATCTTCCATTTTGATGTTTTGGTGTCATTATCAGATAGATAATAACCAGAAATATCTATGTCTGCCAAAGTAAGGTTGTATAGTTCAAACCAGTCATCATATTCACCATTCTGATCAGCAACAATGGTTGAGTTTACTGCCATAAGTTCATTAATAACGATATTTTTAATCACCGGATCTTTTTCTTTCTCACATGAGAAGTTTACAGTGGCAATAATGAGTATCAGAATAGATATCTTGTAAATTCTCATAATTAATTTCCGGTATGTGAGAGAGAAGTAAGGCCGAGATTCAAATCAGGTTTTGTACCTGAAATTATCAGAGCAGCTCCAAGTGCAGATGCATTTGAGATCTCGGAAGTATATACTAATTTAGACTTATATGCTTCAGCAATAAGATTGAGAAAAAGGACATTTTTAGAGAAGCCACCTGTAATATAAATTGTTGTAATATCGTCATTTTCAGGTATTACCAGGTTAATTGAATCAATAGTAAGATCGCACAACTCGTTCATTAGCTGGTGGTATGCTTCCTCAAAGGTTGAAAACTCATACATGTCAATATATTCCCTGAGTTCCCTGTAATAAAGGCCTGACTGGAAAAAATTCTTCTTAGTGCCATACTTTAATTTCAAACGGGAAGACAGTTTTATGTCTGCAACAACTTTTTTATAGTAATCATCAGGCTTACTGAAGTGTTCAGCAATACGTTTTGAAGCGGTCTCGTGAAGAAATCCCAGGAATATGCGTGAGGACTTAACAGGTTGCATAGTAATACTCATATAGCATAGGCAATCCTTATCAAGTTGTTCTGCTGTAAGTATTTCAGTATTAAATGGATTCATATTTATACACCAGGTACCTGTTGACAAAAGCAGAAATTTTCCCTTGCTCCCAAGAAAATATGGAGCAAGTGATGCAGAACTATCATGAATGCCTATACCGACTTGTAATTGCTTACCTCCTATCTCTACCTGATTCAAAGTATCCACCGGAACAGGTTCAGGCAGGTTTAGTTCCTGATTTCTCACCCAGCTGTGGTAATTCATATTATCAAAGTCCCAGAGAGCAGTATGACATCCTATTGATGTATGCTCGGAGTAGATCTTGCCAGTGATTGTATATGATAGATATTGCGGGAAATGAAGTATGTGTCTGACTTTTGAAAAGACTTCTGGTTTGTTCTTTTTAAGCCATAGCACCTGCATTCCTGAATTTAGCATTCCGAGTGCAGGCGACGCAGTCTTTCTGCAAAACTCATCCCTGCCACCATTCCTTTTATACAATCCTTCAGGGATCTTTTCTTCAATCGGTTTCAGATAGTTATAAACCGGTGTAAGCCTTTTCCCGTTTTCATCAAGATAGACTAATGTAGCACCGTATGTGGTGAAATTGACAGCTTTAAGGCTATACTTGTCAGACTTCACAAGAACAGCCAGAGAATCTTTAATCCACTTTTCAATGTGTTCAATATCATCACATTCAAAACCGTCATCGTCTAAGATCACAGGAAATTTCTGCTCAGATTCAGAAACAACCCTGAGTTCCTCATTAAAAAGGATTAACTTTTTATTTGTTTTGCCAATATCGAATATGGCAATAACTGTCTCTTTCATTTTTTATTTCCTTGCCCCCAAACCCCCTAAAGGGGGCTTTATTTTGTAAAACTTTAATATCTCTAACGTTTTCTTAAAACTTCTTTTTCGTATTTTGAAATTTCGTCAATATAATCCTGTCCTACAGGTATTTTGTTTATTAAGCAGTAATAATCATACACTGCACCAAAAGGCTTTGACTTGAGCATCTCAAGCAATGCCAGCCTTTCAAAATTCTTACCCTGTTCTTCGAACTTTACAAGGGTTTTTGTTGGTTCGAGCAGGGCATACATAAATGCCATTTGTGCCGAACGGGTACCAATAACATAAGCACCAATACGGTTAAGGCTGGCATCAAAATAATCGAGACCGATATTAACTCTGCCGAGAGCTTTGCAGCGTACTATTTCGTTAGCAATTAAAAGTAACTCCTCATTAAATGTAAGAACATGGTCACTGTCCCAGCGAACACCCCTGGTCAAATGAAGCAAGATCTCATCAACAAAATGAAGGATTGAAGAGATCTTATCTCCAACCTGTTCAGTAGGATGGAAATGGCCATTATCGAGCGTTATCATTGTATTGTTTTTTATCGCATAGCCTACATAGAAATCGTGTGAGCCAACAACCATCGATTCTGAGCCAATGCCAAAAAGTTTACTCTCAACAGAGTCTTTGAGGTATTTCTTAGGATATTTAACTGCAAATATTTCGTCAAGTGATTTCTTGAGCTGTTTGCGAAGTGTATTCCTGTCAACAGGTGTATCTTTCGAACCGTCCGGGATCCAGATATTGTGAACAGTCGGTGTTCCGAGCTGCTTGCCCATTTCTGCACCTATTGCCCTGCAGCGTTTTGTATGTTCAACCCAGAATTTTCTGATCTTTTCATCTTTACTTGAAAGAGTATAACCATCATCTGCTTTTGGATGCGAGAAGCAGGTACAGTTGAAATCAAGACCCATTTTTCTTTTCCTGGCCCAGTTGATCCAGCCCTGAAAATGTTTTACTTCGATCTGATCACGATCTACAAGTTTTCCTCCAAACTCACCATATATTGCATGCAGATTCAATCGTTGCTTTCCGGGCAGAAGCGACATTGCCTTATCAAGGTCAGCTCTCATCTGTTCAATGTTTTTAGCTTTCCCCGGGAAATTACCTGTGGCCTGGATTCCTCCGCCACCCAGAACTGAATCAGGCTTCTCATATCCGCCAACATCGTCAGTCTGCCAGCAATGTAAACTGATAGTTATTTTATCCAATTCAGCAATAACCTGGTCTGTATCCACTCCCAGTTCTGCATATTGCTCTTTTGCCAGTTTATAGGCCTTTTCGATAACCTCTTTTTTCATATATCTTGTATTTAAGTAGTACCTAATAACTTAATAACCCAATAACCTTATAACTTTATTCCATATAAAACACCTGCTCCAGTGGAATTGTTACAGGCGAATTATCAGGATTAGTTTCCATTATATCTGCCATATATTTCCACCATTTTTTAACAATCTCAGTATTGCCGAGATCCTGTGATGAGCTTTCTCCTGACTGTTCCTGGTAAGCGAAGAGTGTATTGCTCTCCTCATCAAGAAATATAGAGTAATTGCCAATACCCTCATTTTTAAGGAGTTTTACAAGTTCCGGCCAGATCTCACTATGCCTCTTCCTGTATTCTTCCTTGAAGCCCGGAAGCATCTTCATCTTAAAACCAAATCTTTTCGTTTCCATATTCTATCCGAGTTTAACAACAAACGTTGAAAGTATAAGAATCAGGATTCCAACAAGCAGTACAATTATTGTTTTTTTCTTAACACCCTTCCATTCATTTAGAAATATGCCCCAGATATTGCTGATTGCAATATTAAGAGCCATTAATATGCTCCAGCCAAATACTGCCATTCCTTCCGGAAGCTTGCTTGATCCCATTCCGAAAAAATGAAATTGCAGAAACCACAGGAAACCAGCTAGAAATGTAAAGAAAAGGTTGTTGAGAAGTACACTTCCGGAAACTGTGTAATAATCTTTGTATGTTTTATTCTTTATATTCAGGTATCCGCAATATATAAGATTAGTTACAAATCCTCCGAACAGAATGAAGATCAGCGATGGGTTCTTCTGAAAAAGAGGATTTGTTCCATGAGCCAGTGCAGCAGCCTCAATCGGTTTTCCTGATTCGAAGCCAAAATTAAAGCAGGCACTCATGATCCCTGCAAATATTGCAATAAAAATACCCTTCTTAAGAGCAAACTCCTTTACTGCGGCGCGTTTCTCCTCTTCAGTCATTTCACTGCTTTTCAGCGAACCTGCATAACCAATGACTGCAATTCCTGCAATTGTAATTGAAACGCCAACGATGGTCAGAATACCTGCTGTGGACGAGAAAAGGTTGTCGCCGGCAATAATTGGCGGTATTAAAGTACCGAAAGCAGCACACAGACCAAGAGCAATGCTTTGACCTAGTGCAACTCCCAGATATCTGATACTCAGACCAAAAGTCAATCCTCCGAATCCCCATAAAGCACCAAAAAACATTGCCATCAGTTTTGCTGACGAGGGAGCTTCATTAATAATAGGCATTAATTCTCCCTTTGGTACAAATATGAAAGCAAAGAGAACCGGAGCAATTAACCATGCTGCAACACCCTGTGTTATCCAGTATGATTCCCATGCCCATGATTTGACCTTTTTGAATGGCACATAGAAACTTGCAGCACCAATGCTTCCCAGTGCAATCAATAAAATACCTGTAATTGGATTCATGAAAATTTCATTATTTTAAGTGAACTGCAATTTATAAACTTTCAGGAATGAAATTGACATTTGCTAATTTTTTTATTCAGACATTTTTTCATAATCTTGATATAAAATTACCAAATATTTAAAAATCATGAAATCATTCAAACTCTCCCTTCTCTTTCTATGTCTGTGTACCGGTCTTTTCGCACAGGATCTGTTAGTAAAAGATCCGACTTGTGAGCACAAAAAGAATCCGGTTGGCATCGACTACAAGCAACCCAGGTTTTCATGGAAGATCGACGGCTCGGGAAATGGAATTATGCAAACAGCCTATTCCGTAAGAGTAGCAACAGATAATAAATTTTCTTCCTCCGGAAATATATGGCAATCTGGCAAAATCGAATCCGCGGAATCAGTTCTTCAGCCTTATAAAGGTCCTGCACTCAAATCTGGACAAAGGTATTTCTGGCAGGTGAAAGTCTGGGATAATAAAGGAAGGGAGTCAAAATGGAGTGAGACTGCTTTTATAGAAATGGGTTTGTTATCACCGGCTGACTGGAAAGCTAAATGGATTGAGATGGAAGGTGATACACAACGTTACAGCCCGTCACCTCACTTCAGAAAAGAGTTTGCAATGAACAAAACAATTGCCAGCGCAAGAGTTTATGTTACATCTCACGGATATTATGAGCTTCATCTGAATGGGAAAAAAGTAGGTGATCAGGTCTTAACACCGGGCTGGACTTCCTACGGAAAAAGACTTCAGTACCAGGTTTATGATGTGACAGACATGATTGTAAAAGGCAATAATGCTGTTGCAGCAGTACTTGGTGATGGCTGGTACAGGGGAACTCTGG
Proteins encoded in this region:
- a CDS encoding glycosyltransferase family 4 protein is translated as MKIVYLITGSGGSFYCGNCYRDMIYLRAIRKVPGIQASAIPLYLPPEDDVVESGMDKNVFFGAISMYLREKVPFLKNMPVFFDKIVDSGPMLRMAAKRAGTTSSEGLEDMTLNMIKGENAFPEKELQRLVDYLCRDGKPDVIHLSNALIIGLARQLKRKIDVKIVCSLLNEDDWTIEMAEPYQSKAWSLIAREAPNVDAFLTPSEYYKKFFISKTGIEDRRFYVVPLGLDPDHDILSVVKKDNWPAIGYFCRINAHNGFDKLVDAFIKLKLQDTLPGLTLHVSGGYTGVDKSFIAEQIRKVKEAGLKSFIRIYPEFHGNSKQQFFSNIDIMSVPVRKYDGYGLYLLEANAAGVPVVQPATGAFPEIVAKTGGGITYSVDDIDGLTEALSNMLNDKVLMAELGAKGKEKVLKELSLEKMSANLSIVYKGLQ
- a CDS encoding ABC transporter ATP-binding protein, producing MLSIKNISKSFTQRGQVLNDLSLEVNEGESIAIMGPSGSGKSTLLNILGLLDKPDAGEILFKGSSIAQFTDDESAAYRNKNIGFVFQDHLLLPHLTVKENIFLPLLASKYSSSELSAREEVIFKLMEKTGISDLKDKYPSNISGGEAQRVAVVRSLANNPLILLADEPTGSLDSRNAENLGDMLLKMNRETGITLILATHSEELAKKMSRVFRLEDGKLQ
- a CDS encoding FtsX-like permease family protein; this encodes MIPGNFRILISSLKFYRKPALYQVLIIALLSAVITGSLLTGKSVRTSLKKSASERLGNTGLVISSGIRFFDSQLVGRIDSIAGISCTGLLELDGFSQSITSQKGAFNTHIYGIGNDFFQFHGNPSFNLKQGEAIINRRLADHLELKPGDDIIIRYNELSDIPADAPFAPAADESKSVVMKIGAILEPDQYGNFSLMISQITPMNIFINLADLQIVSDTSPKINRLLIDKKAGISSTEAFDLLKKSLKPSDAGLRIRSIAKTDEQELISDRVFIDLPVISGISNLIPTSSPVITYLANRIKSASGSSPYSFVSAIPSSIYPEIVSGNEIIINNWLAEDLKVKPGESIQLYWYAPDSLNKLVEKNEVFVVSKIAKSEGIWADSLLMPDFPGIAGSESCSSWDAGVPIKMDEIRDKDEEYWTLYKGRPKAFISYEKGREIWGSNFGPATSIRIPSGITTDEIEAKLDGALDPAILGFSVEDIAGESVKAADESVDFGTLFLSLGFFLIVASIVLLSFAVSYYFETKRGAINTYFALGFKNKWIERLLFNESTLIGAFGCFIGALAGYLVNILITGALNSVWQGAVQTNTLSASFDLMPILIGFIVTMLVMSLFMWLKTRNYLKSLNRREKDLHKFASPGQNLIYLIVTGILTVSLFSVSLIFSDNNTAFSFGAGTLLLVTFILFWRQLYIRRSKESHTGLRTGKSISRLYYSFYPSHAVTPILFIAAGIFAVFITGVNRMDFDEKLLKRSAGTGGYLLWCESNIPLTADPSTQKGRVDLGLDDDSLSAMTITTIKRSSGNDASCLNLNHITSPPLLGIDPDEFISRESFSFAKVIKGKNVVNPWTYLNLNSGASTIYGIADQTVLDWGLKLSIGDTLILRAETGQRLNIIIAAGLKSSIFQGYVIISKENFSKYFPSVSGTSIMLVDGDKARTDLYKSTLNERLSNYGLNTEPTPERLKSFYAVTNTYLAVFGVFGAFGMITGVAGLGFVLLRNYNRRKREFALMLATGFTVQKIRKTILSEQVLILSAGVVSGALSAIVATLPSLMGGQDIPWIYLMSMILVVMLTGFLAIWFSVKQVTGAELISSLKKE
- a CDS encoding DUF2490 domain-containing protein; the encoded protein is MRGRIILLSFFLLFISKSGYSQDDDFGIWYGINSEFAINKKLEADVSAMIRTFNNAAKIEQSYIESGLSYKFNKNFLAAGSYRLINTIEDDDLFHLRHKFMSDIRGTLPIADFTLSVRLRLQTQIRTYFEPGDDKTPDFTGRIRLKCEYNIPKFPVNPYLSFESFSPMFENSDRFLGKERISAGFEYKIAKKHSVELGYIFQRDFIPRKSDINIISVTYNVKF
- a CDS encoding DUF4956 domain-containing protein yields the protein MKALALVAFENTQSAGTDISSLSNLIELVGRFSLNLIVILVIVRWLYFTTTRRKDYLFTYILISSIVFLLCYLLANVMLQVGFALGLFAIFGIIRYRTTTMPIKEMTYLFLIIGVSVINSLSDTATSIPGILFANLIIILITYGLEKKWLMKHISAKSITYEKINLIKPENHQELINDLQLRTGISKINRVEIGEIDLLRDVCYLTIYFETSDKTDNLSTQVGHKKELSER